From a single Acidobacteriota bacterium genomic region:
- the bamD gene encoding outer membrane protein assembly factor BamD codes for MVRRSTVRRAIPLALLLAFGAACHHRKELVEDNELLYERAREAIARRKFLQAIEMLGDVGLVAPVGEALDPLVKLALADAYFYQGGIVDIAEAQNRYEQFVSFYPNHPRARYARFQAGVCKFRQAEDPENDQEFARKALEHFEAMLSDLPEDDPWRFAAAAMLERAQDRLAEHEWLVARFYLRRGRDRGAVGRLEELVTRYPGSRRREQALYELALAQRRLGHLEASRDALRRLLADYPEGPLRSRAERLLEELEAEGAAARNGSAGGGGGVARGDAGGRGFDRLPQPGE; via the coding sequence ATGGTGAGGCGATCGACCGTGAGGCGGGCCATCCCGCTCGCGCTGCTGCTGGCGTTCGGCGCCGCCTGCCACCACCGGAAGGAGCTGGTCGAGGACAACGAGCTCCTCTACGAGCGGGCGCGCGAGGCGATCGCCCGGCGGAAGTTTCTCCAGGCCATCGAGATGCTGGGGGATGTCGGCCTGGTGGCGCCGGTGGGGGAGGCTCTCGATCCGCTGGTCAAGCTCGCGCTGGCGGACGCCTACTTCTACCAGGGGGGGATCGTCGACATCGCGGAGGCCCAGAACCGGTACGAGCAGTTCGTCTCTTTCTATCCGAACCATCCACGGGCCCGCTACGCGCGGTTCCAGGCGGGCGTGTGCAAGTTCCGCCAGGCCGAGGATCCGGAGAACGACCAGGAATTCGCCCGGAAGGCCCTCGAGCACTTCGAGGCGATGCTCTCCGACCTTCCCGAGGACGACCCCTGGCGCTTCGCCGCCGCCGCGATGCTGGAGCGCGCGCAGGACCGGCTGGCCGAGCACGAGTGGCTCGTGGCGCGTTTCTATCTGCGGCGCGGGCGCGACCGGGGCGCCGTCGGCCGCCTCGAAGAGCTGGTCACGCGCTATCCCGGCTCGCGGCGCCGGGAGCAGGCGCTGTACGAACTCGCGCTCGCACAGCGGCGGCTCGGCCATCTCGAAGCCTCGCGCGACGCGCTCCGGAGGCTCCTGGCCGACTATCCCGAAGGCCCGTTGCGGTCCCGAGCCGAGAGGCTGCTCGAGGAACTGGAGGCGGAAGGGGCGGCGGCCCGCAACGGTTCAGCCGGCGGCGGGGGCGGTGTCGCGAGGGGAGACGCCGGTGGTCGCGGCTTCGATCGCCTCCCGCAGCCCGGCGAGTGA